One genomic region from Amaranthus tricolor cultivar Red isolate AtriRed21 chromosome 12, ASM2621246v1, whole genome shotgun sequence encodes:
- the LOC130828376 gene encoding amino acid permease 3-like codes for MTMGDGAAKLNNHQVFDVSIGMPGQNPSTCFDDDGRPKRTGTVWTASAHIITAVIGSGVLSLAWAIAQLGWIAGPAVMFLFSFVIYYTSTLLADCYRSGDPISGKRNYTYMDAVRSNLGGAKVKFCGIIQYVNLFGVAIGYTIAASISMMAVKRSNCFHKSGGKNPCHMSSNPYMIGFGIAEILFSQIPDFDQIWWLSIVAAVMSFTYSSIGLALGIVQVAANKTFKGSFTGISIGSVTETQKIWRSFQALGDIAFAYSFSIILIEIQDTVRSPPAESKTMKKASFISIAVTTVFYMLCGCMGYAAFGDDAPGNLLTGFGFYNPFWLLDIANVAIVIHLVGAYQVYCQPLFAFIEKWASQTWPDSDFITNEIKLKVPGFRPYNLNLFRLVWRTSFVIATTLISMLLPFFNDIVGLLGALGFWPLTVYFPIEMYIKQKKVPKWSTKWICLQMLSMACLVISIAAAAGSIAGVVLDLKVYRPFKTSY; via the exons atgacg ATGGGTGATGGTGCTGCCAAATTAAACAATCACCAAGTCTTTGATGTCTCCATTGGCATGCCTGGACAAAATCCTTCTACATGTTTTGACGATGATGGTCGTCCCAAGAGAACAG GAACTGTTTGGACTGCAAGTGCACATATTATAACAGCAGTAATAGGATCAGGAGTGTTGTCCTTAGCATGGGCTATAGCTCAGCTAGGTTGGATTGCTGGTCCAGCAGTTATGTTCTTATTTTCCTTTGTAATTTACTACACTTCCACACTTCTTGCTGATTGTTACCGTTCTGGTGATCCTATTTCTGGCAAGAGAAATTATACTTACATGGATGCTGTTAGATCAAATCTTG gTGGTGCAAAGGTTAAATTTTGTGGAATAATTCAGTATGTGAATCTCTTTGGAGTTGCTATAGGATACACAATTGCAGCTTCTATCAGCATGAT GGCAGTCAAAAGATCAAACTGTTTCCATAAAAGTGGAGGGAAAAACCCATGTCACATGTCAAGCAATCCATatatgattggttttggaattgcaGAAATCTTATTTTCTCAAATTCCTGATTTTGATCAAATATGGTGGCTATCAATTGTTGCAGCAGTCATGTCTTTCACTTACTCTTCCATTGGTCTTGCTCTAGGAATTGTTCAAGTTGCAG CTAACAAGACATTCAAGGGTAGTTTCACTGGGATCAGCATAGGATCAGTTACTGAAACACAAAAGATATGGAGGAGCTTCCAAGCCCTTGGTGATATAGCCTTTGCTTATTCTTTCTCCATCATTCTTATAGAAATACAG GACACAGTGAGATCACCTCCAGCAGAATCGAAAACAATGAAGAAAGCATCATTCATAAGCATAGCAGTGACAACAGTATTTTACATGCTGTGTGGGTGTATGGGATACGCTGCATTTGGTGATGATGCACCAGGAAATTTACTTACAGGTTTCGGTTTCTACAACCCATTCTGGCTGCTTGACATAGCCAATGTAGCAATAGTAATCCACTTAGTAGGAGCATACCAAGTTTATTGTCAACCTCTGTTTGCATTCATTGAAAAATGGGCATCCCAAACATGGCCCGATAGCGATTTCATCACAAATGAAATCAAACTAAAAGTACCGGGTTTTAGGCCTTACAATCTAAATCTGTTTCGGCTGGTATGGAGAACAAGTTTTGTTATTGCAACGACTCTTATATCGATGCTCCTTCCTTTCTTCAATGACATCGTAGGACTCCTTGGAGCACTCGGGTTTTGGCCTTTAACAGTTTATTTTCCGATTGAAATGTACATCAAACAAAAGAAGGTACCGAAGTGGAGTACAAAATGGATATGTCTCCAAATGTTGAGTATGGCATGTCTAGTGATTTCGATTGCTGCTGCAGCTGGATCTATAGCCGGAGTTGTTCTAGATCTTAAGGTGTATCGTCCTTTCAAAACTAGCTATTAA